A region of the Mytilus trossulus isolate FHL-02 chromosome 11, PNRI_Mtr1.1.1.hap1, whole genome shotgun sequence genome:
AAGGGATGCATAAATGTTGGCACAttaaattttcttgaaattagtttttttgcattaaatgtCCTTGTCATTAGATGTAACAAATggtgtgtatttattttttggatGAAAGTTTGATATAGTCTAAAAATTTGGGATGTTTTAGTACCTGGTTTTACCCTTTATGTCCATTGTAAAagtgcaatttttaaaattgtttttttttttgttccacatttatttgaaaggtaaaaattgtttaaatagtAAGATAAATGTGTAATTCATActattaaactaaaaaaaatattgggatCTACATTATTAGTGCCTATTtctttgtttgaaatatatcataaaactagtatctggattacctccctttgaaTACCAGTGGGAATATTTTCAATGAATAtgttattttgtcaataaaatattacaattaatattctatcaatgataataaattacaatattgggGAAAACACACAAAGACTGTGATAATActctttttattgaaaaaataaattaaaaaaaaatatttactgcGGATTCATTTACTGCATTTGTATACAAGAAAATGGAGGGAATAAATGACTGCTGCAGTTTCAGCAGGTTAGGAGATTGTTCTGGCCATATCATCCATTTTCTTGATTGCCAGAAAGATGTTGTTGCCCAccttagatatttaaaagtgTGTACTACAGGTTCAAATGTAAATGAGCAGGATCTGATACTGTATCGCGCCGGATTGTTTGATGTTGATGCAGCCTGCAGGCAATTACTACTGATTTGCCAAGCCCATAGAGATTCTCTTGGGACTTACTGGAAAACAAACAGTTCGAAATGTGCCTATCCAGTCCATTCATCAAAGTGTAAAGGAGATAGAGCCATTGACTTTAAAACTTCAAAAGAACtatttttcttgtatcaatcctTGATACCTGTTGGAAGTGGTAAGTTACATGTAATTCAGGTTGTGCCCTTTCCCTAATATGTGTCTATTGCCCAAAGCCTGCCAAGCTTACAGAACAGGTACATGTACACATGCTGTATATAAATGTCAGACTCATATCGACACCCAATTTATATgtcattatataaaacaaacatccAAATCAACATCTGATTTTTGGGTATCAGGACCTGTGGAACTGCTGCAATGACATTTTGCATCGAATGACTTTATTTATGGcttttttgtgtctttcaaaatataaataaaatacagaaataattgcaggataaagacaataattgtCTAGTGTTTTTACAGAATATCTGTTGTATTTGTACccggctcgaaacaggtgtaaTAACTCGCTAAATGCTCGCATACACCTATTTTCCTAGCCttgtacaaatacagctgatttTTAAAGACACTTAACAGTTATAGtctatatattaatatatatatgcagttagggagctaccatttgatttttaaaggGGGGTATGAAAATATTGTCCTGCAATTTTACAAgtttatcttatttttgttgGCCCAGTTGCTCAGTCATCATGCCTATTTTTTACTCCAAACTCCTGTCCCGTAATTTTTTTACCCAGAATTCCAATCCTACATGTACCTATAAATGTTTTTGTGGCAAGTGTGCAAAGGACAAAATCACACACAATACATAGAACATATACAAGTTATCAATGAATAGGGCCTTTATTCCTGTTCTCCATCTTGACATTCACCCCACGGTCTTCAACATTGAAAGAATAATTTTACCCTACAAGATGGCCACTAGCATGACTAGGGTCCGCTGAAACAGTACTATTGATAAACATAACCATGTTCAGGTGCTTGCTCTCCCCCCACTGTGGCGTGCCTACTTGGATGATATGTGTGTACGGCATTTTTCAAGTCAAAAGCACCGGGGATACAAGAAAAAATGCAgtgattttaaaagaaattaccCCATAAACAAGCTTTGAAGCTACAAATGTTAAAAGCACTCGATGAATTTCAAAACTTGTAATTACGGGCAGGTTTGCCGatgccaaataaaataatgtgtgtGTTTCCTATTACATTGTacatctttgaaaaaaagagtaggtacatacatgtataatataataatactttattttccgaaagcaatacagcttatGTAGTTAGTGAGTCTAGGAGGGAAATCCTTACTTTTAAAAACAGTGCTAAAgaaaaatggcaaaacaaaCTTTAAGGTACATGTAGGCTATTTTTAAGCTTAAATATAGGGAAGTACATTGTAgaaaacacatatattttttatttgacctttcacatacattgtatttgtcAATTGCAGTCATATATTTTCCCAACAAAAGaccaatacatataatatatcattatcTATGCTGAGTTTATCATATGTAAAAAATTAGAGCAGTTTTAAAATGTAcgaaatgacacaaaaaaaaataatgactaggccaatattttgaagaaataaaaaaaatattaatagcCATAGGAGGTCAAattaatcaaagaaaaaatgcacAAGTTGCAGATAAATGAACTcgatttttttgtctgtttatgATTATTCCATATTACATGAATATCTTGACTGACTTGAAATTTCCCGTCTATCAGACCTGGTTTCTTCCCCTTTATTACATGTAAGTAAAATTCCGAATATTTTAATCTGGATTTTACCaggtcgttttttttttaattttatttacatccGACATAAATTTTCTCTTTGTTTATATTGgccttgtaaaatttgtttatcttttttttaaacttttgcagGAATATGTAAGCCATGTAGAACTTCTCACCCTCATGTGATTTCTACAAGGAGTCAAATATACAGGACAACATCATATGGTGATGATACAGAATCAATAGAACTTGCAAATTTAGGTatgatttacatgtatataaattgttGTCTactctacatgtatataatttcaGTTATCCAGTGAACATATATAGTGAACGtgtaaatttatgaaaagcTTTAAGAAAAGCTTATGGTCTATGCCATAATTTCTGGTATTCAGTGGATCTGTAAATTTATGCAATCTTACGTAAAACTTAGATTCGAAATTGAAGTCAACTCGAAGTTCAAATCTTGAAACACAAAAAGCAAAGCTGCGTTATCATCCATATTTTCTGGTTCTTGCATCCGTCTGTCAGTTTGTCCGCCTATCCCGGataagtttgaattatttagtaaaGGAAGTTTGTTATGAAGTAAAAGTCTCACTAATTTAAAACCTAGTGCACACGTCCCTAATGATGATAAGATTTTTAATCTGAATTTAAAGTTCGGACTAGAAGTTATTAACTCtacaataaattttgaaaattagattaaatTTAGGCCACGCTTTGCTAATGCTcctttgacttatttttttaatatctgcagcatgatacttttattttatgaattgttttgGTGTTTTTTAAGAAACTTTTTTATCATTCACTTTCTTCATGAATAATTAAATGCCAGgctttttcttgatttttaattttaaatttaaactatatattatatatatattttttcaacagatATTTACCATGAATTCGAAGATGATAAGGATGATTCTTGCAACAACAATACAAGTaccaaaaattatgaatatgCCACAGAAAAAGAGGAACATTTCACCCTTGCCAGCTGCAGTCAGACTTCTGATTGTGCATGTAAGTAAAttaagtacattttgtaatacAGAAAACCAAAAAGCTTGTTAATGAGAAAGTTTGGGGACACAATGAATAAATGATTATGGTCCAAATAGCACAGTATGATACATTTCCCCGGAGATGAAAATTCCAAGAGACCAAACAGTCCTTTAAAGGGCTaccaaattgtttaaaaaagaatctgttattgttatttttagtcaacatttattttttaaatatctctctgattttaaattgttaccTCTCTTCCCTGAATTACTCACAAAAATACTATTGAAACAATTTATCGGAATtatatgataaagcgattacatgtaatacatggccttttccataacagcctgggtatcatccctcgacctATATTGGCACTCAACTAAAGTCTCCAGGTGTTGTGTGGGTCACTGAATGATACCAtggccaatatggaaaagaccATGTATATTAATCTACCGGTATGTATAAGAGCTGTTGtctttaaaaaaggaaaaaaaatacttttttgcaatttctagctaattatataatttcattaatttgCAGTGTAAATCATAACAGAtaattaaaaactttttgtttCACTCTTGGGTAAATGAAAGGGTCATGAGATTTCTAATTTTTCCAGGTACACAATTCAGGCTTTATAGAGCCTCTATTAATATTGgaggatccagggggagggttgttggggttggaaccccccttttttggggcgatcaatgcatttaaatggggacatatagttggaaccccctctcCCCCTTTGTCCTCggtttggaaccccctttttaaaatgaatccGCCCTTGATTAATATTTATTGAAGAAATAACTGTTAAAATACCCAAcagaataaaatattcatatacatgtatttattttcagcTTATTTCTTTCCAACTCAAAGTACTGCCACGGTGAGCAGCCATGAAGAATGGGAACCTGAAATGTCTGGCTTAGAGAAAGTCAATGCTGTTATCAAACTTGTTTCTGATGGCTCTTTTTCACTATTGAggtaatgttattttttgaaaaaaatttggtcGTACATTGGTATCAGGTAGGCATCGTCGTAGTGGTTGTCTtctgaagacatttggttttcgcattctaactttagtaaaagaaaataaaaatctatgaaaaggaaggttgaaattgattttgggtgttttggtccaaacagtgTACATGTAgaaataaggggccaaaaaggtttaaattgaacattatttgatttcatcaaaaattaaattcttagggttctatgatatgctgaatctaacaatgtatttagattttggatattggaccataaaaggtaaatgtccaattaaagatttttaagttttttaagtTGAAGTTCTTCGACCACATGcaatctgtgtcagaaacctacaTTGTATGTTgtgtaaactatttaaaatcaCAATCcgaattcagagctgtatcaagcttaaatgttgtgtccatacttgccccaaccattcagggttcaacctctgtggtCAAAATAAAGCTGCGCTCTGTGGAGCATCTCGTTTTACATGACAAGGtacaaggtagtttttgatgaagttagagtccaatcaacttgaaacttagtacacatgttcccttgTGGTTGATCGTTTTACTTTTAAGGCcgaataagttttttttacccaattccactgtccattgaacatggaaaatgataatgcgagtggggcatccgtgtactttggacacattcttgttgtcaATAGTATATGCTTGAAAATAACAGAAGAatgatgtttaaaaacatttttttagattttgtaGCTTAGTTCATcatccaaaatggctgccagcGGGAGACTTATTTTAACTTAGGACCCTATAGGaattacatacaaatgtctcttttgagagaaccactgaatggattgaaacaaaacatggcatgaatgttccttatggggtgctgtctaaatgttgttaatttttatcCACTCCATCATCCAATAAGGGCGCCaacaggggacttagtttaacatataAGACCCTACAGGAAATACATgcacatttcattttttagaaaaccactaaatggaatgaaaccaaacatggtaTGATTGATCATTATGAGATGATGACCAAGTGATGTTACTTTGTAGCTTTATTCATCCCCCAAAAGGGCTGCCAATGGGGGACTTACTTTAACTTAGGACCCTAtaggaaatacatacaaatttcttcttttagaAAACCTTTTTATCGATTGAAGccaaacatgacatgaatgttcctaatgaCTTAGtaatgtggtgctgaccaaggGTTGTTACTAAGTTACTTGTACTTttttgtagccaatccatcatcTAAGATGGCTGCCAGCAGGGAACTTTGTTTAACATAGCTATAGGACCCTACGGATAATACATGCAAATGTTCTAATAATCTTATTAAAGCCAGGTGAGCAATTCTGGCGCTCATTTGCCTCTAGTTTTGCTTGTTATCTctctatttacatgtatataagtttCTTCTTATATTTCAGATCTCAGCTTACAATACCTTGGGAATCAGCGTCAAAAAGAACACAAAGTTATTACTTGAAAAAAGCTGATGACTTGGTATTAGGAACTTTACAGCTGATTGCCCCAAACCAGTCAGACACCTTATTTAAGAGCATTGTCCAAAAGAACAAGACAGTTAACCTTGATTGTCCTGATAATTATCTTCCGTCTATGATTGCTGCATACCAAGAAGCAGATTCTCCATATCTTAAACGTCAAATTTTATCACTATTTGCAAGTAAATATTctaaagaggctttatttaccGCAATACCTGGTTTGACAAAACACAAGATAGAAGCTGCGAGAAAATATGGAAAGGTCAAAGAAACAGAATTGCTAGATCAAGACCATAATATGACTGCCAAACTTCCCATCGAAAAAGTTCAGCATTTTGTAAGTTTTGTATCTCAGCCACAATATGTCCAAGATGTTGCATTTGGAGAAAGGATCCTTAAACTATCTActggacaaaaaatacatataccTGATGTTGTTAGAACAGTAATAGGCAGTCGAATAATTTCATCTTACAAAGCATATTGTTCAGAATCAAACTTTGAACCGTTGGGAAGATCAAGCCTGTACAACATTTTGAAGCAGTGTTCAGCAAGTCAGCGTAAAAGCCTTAGTGGTTTAGACAATACAACAGCAGATGGTATAACATCTTTTGACAAGCTAATCAGTTTGACAGACAATATGGAGGATTTCACTCAAAATGAAGTTCATGatttcaaggtattttattcaatatttttagatACAGATGCCCTATAATTTGTCCTACAATATGTCTTAGTAAGATCCATATAACTCGTTTGCCCACCATAAAGGAATGTTACTTTGTAGAACTTGTTTTCATGTGGACAGTAGCTGACCAATTCTCAAAGTTTTCTAGCAGTTATGAATGCGCTAAAAGAATATTTAGACCTCATAcggaaaaaataacaaaatttgcaatgaaaatataaatatcagaTGTATAGGTATTTACAATCTTGTAACTTACATACAGTATGCTTTGAAAGTCCATGATCTATCTTCACGGACAGTTCCAAGATCAAAGAACTCGTATGAGATTACATCTACATATATATGAAATTCTGGAAAAATTACATGTTTGCCCAAATCAtaactttatacatgtaattgtttgaACATAATAATAGAAGGATGAAACTATGTATGAATGTAGagtaatttttttacagtgcAATTGTCAGTTTGTAATCACCAATGACTCACCCTGCAGCATGTCATATTTCTAATGCATTTTACAGTTGtataattttcatatgaatataaagcatgtaatacatgtataagggATAatatgaatacttttttttttatcttgcaGGACATTCAACGAAGATTGCGAGCTTCAAAGCGGTATTTGTCTTGCGATTACAGATGGCATGTTGCAAAATCATCAAAAGTAGCTGATCATTGCATGCATTATGCTCTTAGTGATTCAAACGTAAAAGATTTACAAGAGAAATGTGATCATACACATGACGAATGTTGTGAACTGTGTACAGATATGAGCTCCGTAATTGATGACCTAGAGCAGATTGTTATAGATGGAACATTTCCATCAGAAGAAATGAAAACTGAATATCTGCATGACTTCCAAAGCTGCAAGGAAAAAGTGTTTCAGTGGAAGCAACATGTATTGAGAACAGTCAGTCAAGAACAGGCAAAACATTTGGTTCTTGAGAATCTTCttccaaatgaaatttttatagttATGGATTGGGCCATGAAATTTCTTCCATGGTTTGACCGTGAAAAGCAAACTGATTTTTATGGTAAAAAGGGAATTAACTGGCATGTAAGTGTTGTATTATCCAGAGGTATTGATATGAAAATCAATACTGACTGTTATGTACATTTGTTTGACAGTATCCCCCAAGGATGGTATGCTGTTGCTTCAACAATTGAGAGCTTATTAAACTGCATAAAAAGCAAAGATGAAACTAAAGATACAGTATATCTTCGTAGTGATAATGCCTCCTGTTATCACTGTGGACCACTGATGGCTGCTATTCCAGAAATTTCTCAAAGAACAGGGATAAACATTTTTCGGTACGATTTCAGTGAAGCTCAAAGCGGTAAGGATATTTGCGACAGAAGAACTGCTCCAATGAAGATACATGCAAAACGGTTTGGAAATGAAGGGAACAATATTACAACTGCAGAAGAGTTGAAAAGAGCCCTTGAAAGTTAAAGTGGTATCATGAACACACATGTGTATGTTGCTGAAGTTGATTTTAGTGCACAGACTATGAAAAAATGATCCATACCAAACATAAATATGTACAACAATTTCAGCTTTGAGATTGGAGGTCTTAGAATGTGGCAAGCTTATGATGTTGGCATAGGTGTCTTCATTTCATCTAGGGATTTGAAGAAGATGTCAAATGGAAAACAAGATGAAACAAATCTTAAGGTcagtggaaaatttaaaacaagccAAGTGTATAGTGTTATTTTAGGTTTAGACATGCAGGAAAAGCCCTTTTAATCAATAAACATTCTGACAAAGTGTGTTTTTCTAACCAAACTAATcctttgacaaataaaaatgttcCAATAAATAGAAACACCAAGTTCAAatgtaaataacttttttttaatatcaaatctaTACAATTGGCAAGGTTGATGGTAAATTGAAAGGCCCAAgtaaaaaattgtataacaacaaaatatagttattattttttgccCTAGGTCTTCTCCTTTTCTAGAAACATGTCAAGTTTAACATGGTATTACACTGTCATGCCTGTTATTTTTTACCCttgaaataaattcacaaaaaaatttgaatttcaaagaaaaaaaacctgatccTAATTTTAGAGTGGATGTAAAAGGaagcacaatttttttttcctttttgtcaaAGAACACTAATGAATTCATATTGAATAAGAAGTGTACAATgttataactttaaaattacTACAACATGTttgtattattaatatttttgcttGACTATATTGTAGATACTGGAAATGCCAAAAGTTACTAGGATAGGAAAGAGTAAAATAAGACCAAGAAAGAGCCTTAAGAGGAAGCACAGtgaaacaaataatgaaaaggttttcattttttttcttagttttatgatacaatatgaataaatgaataagaagatgtggtatgaatgccaatgaaacaactctccatttaATACACAATGTAGGTAAAGTAAGCTAGGATTTTTATCAAATCAGCtgtaaaggaccccaaaatggGCAGTAAAAATCTTGTCAAGCCAGGAAAACAACAACCTTATTATAacgtatacaaaataaaaatgaaaaacacatatTAACTACACCAACACACGAAAACAACAGACTGAATTAGAAAAGGTTTTTACAAAATGCAGCAAGTTTGTATGTTTTAAGTTCATCTCCCTTTTGGACTCCtcaaatgtacattttacaTGAATGTTGAACTAAGTAATAATATATAAGCTTTAAAAGTCCAAAGTTTGCTCAAAGATCCTTTAACTTACTAAAgtaaattttacatgtttaaaactGAGTTATGTAAAATTTACTTTCTTAACTGTTATCACCTATATCAATTTTAGATAACAATATTGGAAATAAGTGTTTATGATTAGTATATTTTTACAGGAAAGAAATGAAACAGGAGATGTTGAAGACAATATAGAGGAAATAAATGAGGAGAACACAGAGGAAAATGCTGCTAGTCATGAACAGATGAATGAGGTAACAGatacatatagattcttacactaAAACAAGTGTACTATGATAATTCttcactcgagacagttaaattttattatttaaagcgcaAGGCTTGTCGagccctttaaat
Encoded here:
- the LOC134691058 gene encoding uncharacterized protein LOC134691058 isoform X1, producing MEGINDCCSFSRLGDCSGHIIHFLDCQKDVVAHLRYLKVCTTGSNVNEQDLILYRAGLFDVDAACRQLLLICQAHRDSLGTYWKTNSSKCAYPVHSSKCKGDRAIDFKTSKELFFLYQSLIPVGSGICKPCRTSHPHVISTRSQIYRTTSYGDDTESIELANLDIYHEFEDDKDDSCNNNTSTKNYEYATEKEEHFTLASCSQTSDCASYFFPTQSTATVSSHEEWEPEMSGLEKVNAVIKLVSDGSFSLLRSQLTIPWESASKRTQSYYLKKADDLVLGTLQLIAPNQSDTLFKSIVQKNKTVNLDCPDNYLPSMIAAYQEADSPYLKRQILSLFASKYSKEALFTAIPGLTKHKIEAARKYGKVKETELLDQDHNMTAKLPIEKVQHFVSFVSQPQYVQDVAFGERILKLSTGQKIHIPDVVRTVIGSRIISSYKAYCSESNFEPLGRSSLYNILKQCSASQRKSLSGLDNTTADGITSFDKLISLTDNMEDFTQNEVHDFKDIQRRLRASKRYLSCDYRWHVAKSSKVADHCMHYALSDSNVKDLQEKCDHTHDECCELCTDMSSVIDDLEQIVIDGTFPSEEMKTEYLHDFQSCKEKVFQWKQHVLRTVSQEQAKHLVLENLLPNEIFIVMDWAMKFLPWFDREKQTDFYGKKGINWHVSVVLSRGIDMKINTDCYVHLFDSIPQGWYAVASTIESLLNCIKSKDETKDTVYLRSDNASCYHCGPLMAAIPEISQRTGINIFRYDFSEAQSGKDICDRRTAPMKIHAKRFGNEGNNITTAEELKRALES
- the LOC134691058 gene encoding uncharacterized protein LOC134691058 isoform X2; the protein is MEGINDCCSFSRLGDCSGHIIHFLDCQKDVVAHLRYLKVCTTGSNVNEQDLILYRAGLFDVDAACRQLLLICQAHRDSLGTYWKTNSSKCAYPVHSSKCKGDRAIDFKTSKELFFLYQSLIPVGSDIYHEFEDDKDDSCNNNTSTKNYEYATEKEEHFTLASCSQTSDCASYFFPTQSTATVSSHEEWEPEMSGLEKVNAVIKLVSDGSFSLLRSQLTIPWESASKRTQSYYLKKADDLVLGTLQLIAPNQSDTLFKSIVQKNKTVNLDCPDNYLPSMIAAYQEADSPYLKRQILSLFASKYSKEALFTAIPGLTKHKIEAARKYGKVKETELLDQDHNMTAKLPIEKVQHFVSFVSQPQYVQDVAFGERILKLSTGQKIHIPDVVRTVIGSRIISSYKAYCSESNFEPLGRSSLYNILKQCSASQRKSLSGLDNTTADGITSFDKLISLTDNMEDFTQNEVHDFKDIQRRLRASKRYLSCDYRWHVAKSSKVADHCMHYALSDSNVKDLQEKCDHTHDECCELCTDMSSVIDDLEQIVIDGTFPSEEMKTEYLHDFQSCKEKVFQWKQHVLRTVSQEQAKHLVLENLLPNEIFIVMDWAMKFLPWFDREKQTDFYGKKGINWHVSVVLSRGIDMKINTDCYVHLFDSIPQGWYAVASTIESLLNCIKSKDETKDTVYLRSDNASCYHCGPLMAAIPEISQRTGINIFRYDFSEAQSGKDICDRRTAPMKIHAKRFGNEGNNITTAEELKRALES